The region CGCAATGACAGGCAAAGAATCCCGCTCCTCACAATAACGGCTAATGTTTGAAATGCCTTACGCCCGTAAAGACCATGGATATGCCGGCCTCGTCGCAGGCGCGGACGGAATCGGCGTCGCGGATGGATCCGCCGGGCTGAATTATCGAGCTCACGCCGACGGCGGCGGCTTCGCGCGCGATGTCGTCAAACGGCAAAAACGCGTCGGAGGCCAGAACGATTTTTCCGTCGGGCATAGACGGTCGCGCGCGCATCTTGGCCAGAGCGGCCCTGAAAGCGTCTATGCGCGAAACGCATCCGGACCCCACGCCCAGCGTCACGGAACCCGACGCCAAAACCACGGCGTTCGACTTGGAATATTTGGCGACTGCCTCCGCGAACAAAAGCGATTTTTTCTCGTCGACGGACGGACGTTTTTTGGTAACGACTCTGAAAGCGCCGCCGCGGACGATGTCGGGTTTCTGCACAAGCGCCCCGCCGAAAATACTTCTGAATTCAAACTTCGCGCCGGCGGCCGCGGGTTTCGACTTTAATATCAAAAGATTTTTTTTCTTTTTCAGCATCGTCAAAGCGGACGCCGTAAACGACGGCGCTACGACGGAATCTGTAAATACTTTTACAATTTCAGAGGCGGCGGCCTCGTCTACCCCGCAATTAAAAACCACCGAACCGCCGAAAGAAGAAACAGGGTCGGTGGCGAAAGCATTTATGTAAGCGTCGACGGCTCGCCGCGCGACGGCGGCGCCGCAGGGATTTGTATGTTTAATGACGACGCACGCCGAGTGCCCGGCCAAATCCCCCGCGACGGCGAGCCCCGCGGCGGCGTCCAGAAGATTATTAAAGGAAATCTCCTTGCCGCCGAGACGCTCAGGCAGCGGCATCCCGCCCATAGCGGGGCACAGATAGAAAACCGCGGGCTGATGCGGATTTTCCCCGTAGCGCAGCGCGCCGACGAATTTAAGGGGCAGCGCGATTTTGGAGCGGACAAGGACTCCCGCCCCGTCGCTATCGACGGACAGACGGGATGATATTACGGAATCGTAATAGGCCGAGGCGGCGAATGCTCTTGAAGCCAGACGCTTTCTGAAATTTTCGTTATTGCCGCCGGAGGACAAAGCGGTCAGAACATCGTGATAATCCTCGCTCGACGAAACGGCGATTACCCTCGCATAATTTTTTGCGGCGGCTCGCAGCATCGCAACACCGCCTACGTCTATATGCCCGGCAACGTCTCCGTCTTTTTTGGCGACGCGGGCGGCCTTTTCCTCGAACGGATAAAAATTGACCGCGACCAGGTCGACGGGCGCTATACCGGCCTTTTTAATTTCCGCAAAGTGCTTCTTGCCGGAAGCAAGCACTCCGCCGAAAACAGACGGATGAAGCGTCTTTACTCTGCCGTCGAGCATCTCCGGAATGCCCGTTAAGTCCGATACGTCGCGGACTTTAACGCCCATCTTCGACAAAAAACCGGCCGTGCCCGAAGTCGCTATAATTTCGTAACCCGCCTTGATAAGTCCGCGCGCAAAATCCGCCAGACCCGTTTTATCGCTGACACTCAAGATGGCTGTTTTTTTTGTTTTCATCATTCGATTGTTTCCTCCGGAGAAACGCGCAACACGGCTTTAAGAACCGCCGACACCGCGTCCCACGAAAATCCGCGCCGCGAAAGCAGCCCCGCGATACGCGCCGCGGCTTTGTCGCGGGAAATATTTTTCGGCAATTTGCGTCCGACAAGCGCCAGAGCCGCTTTTACTTCATCCGAAGGCGATTGCTTAATTTCGCCGGCCACTTCGGCGGCAAGATCCCGCTCCACGCCTTTTCTGATAAGTTCCAGACGTATCAGGCGGGCAGCGCGCCCCGACGCCAGACGGCTTGCCGCATAAGAACGCGCAAACTTTCCGTCGTTCACGTATCCGTATTCCGCGAGTTTGTCCAGCGCGGCGGCGATCTCGTCGGAAGAATATTTTTTCTTTTGAAGCCGCGCCGCGATGTCCTTTCGCGTGCGGTCGCGCATGGCCAGCAAATTCAGCGCGTAGTCGAATGCCGCCATACGAGGTTTTGTCTGCGTCGGGCGGCGATTCATACGTTGATAAGTTCGTACCTTCTCGTCCCAAGACCTATGCGCTCGGCATAGTCGAGCTGCACCGTGTAATCTATGGACGGAAAAATATGTCTGAAAAAATCTCCGCCGAACTCTTTGTTGACGGCTTCGGCGCAGGCAACATCCACGGCCACTGGATCGGTGGAGACGGCAAGGCCTATCTCGTCGAAAAACGGCTTATCCTTGGTGGCATAGCAATCGCAGAATTTGGTGACGTAGTTGACAAAATTGATGTAAATACATTTTTTGCCGCGAACGGCCCCGAAGGCGTACTCCATCATTTTTTCCTGCACGTCCGAAGCCGCGTCGCTCCACGGAATACTGAAAACTTCCGACGGACACGAGAGAATACATTCGCCGCAACCGACGCATTTTGCCGGATCCAGAGTTATAAAGCCGTCGCTCCCGTCGATTTTAAGCGCGGACGAAGGACACCACGACAGACACGCTCCGCAGGAAGTGCACGCTTCGCGCGCGACCTTGGGCACCACGGAATTGTGCTGCTTGTATTTCCCCTCGCGGGTGGCGCATCCCATTCCGGCATTTTTAAGGGCTCCGCCGAAACCGGAAATTTCGTGCCCCTTGAAATGGGAAATAAAAACCAGCGAATCCGCGTAATATACCGCATTGGCCACAGATACGGTCTTGAAATGTTTAAGATCGACTTTAACGTCGACGCCGGCGTTGCCGCGAAGTCCGTCGGCGATTAGTACCGGCGCGCCCGCTTCTTCAACGGTAAAACCGTGTTTCAGAGCCACAAGCGCGTGATCGACGGCGTTCGCCCGGGCGCCGACGTAAATGGTATTGGCGTCGGTCAGAAAAGGTTTTGCGCCCAGCGCCTTAATTCTCTGCGACACCGTACGCGCGTACTTAGGCCGCACGTAGCCGAGATTTCCTTCTTCGCCGAAATGTATTTTAACAGCGGTCAGATGATTTTCGGACACGACGGAAGAAAGACCCGCCGCGTCGAGCAGCCGCCCGAGAGAGTGTTGGGATATTTCCCCGCTCCAGAACACTTTGCTCATAATTTTACGGTATCATCCCCGCGACGGTCACGCTCATATTTTATCTTTTTCTAAACTCTTCCGATAGCATCTCGGCGAATTCACTTCCGTCAACGACTTTTACGCCGAGCTTCAGGGCTTTGGCGTATTTTGAACCCGGATTTGCGCCGGTCACCACCATGCCGGTTTTTTTGCTTACGGCCGACGACGGTTCGCCGCCCCTCTTTCTTACTTCCGCTTCCGCCTCGGCGCGGGTAAAACCATCCAATTCGCCCGTGAACACCACGGTCTTGCCGGCGAAAATGTCCGAAACGCGCTCATTTTGCGGCTCGACGGTGTTTACACCCGCCTTTTTGAGTTTTGCAAGCAGCGACCGCGTCTGCGACTGCGAAAAGAAATTGACGACGGATTCCGCTATGGCCGGCCCTATCTCGCGTATCGACGAGAGTTCGTCTTTCGAGGCCGACGACAGGCGGTTCAAATCCCTGAAGTTGTCCGCCAGAACTCTTGCCGTTTTTTCCCCGACGTTTCTTATGCCGAGAGCGTACGTCAGTTTTGAAAGCGGACGCGATTTTGACTGCTCCACGGCCGCCAGAAGATTTTGCGCCCTTTTTTCTTTGAAAAGCTCCAGTCCCAGAAGATCATCTTCTTTAAGCCCGAAAATATCGGAATAGTCGGACACCAGCTTTTTTGCGACGAGCTGCGCGACAACCGCCTCGCCCATCCCCTCGATATTCATCGCGTCGCGCGACGCGAAATGAGCCAGCGAACGTTCAAGCTGCTGCGGACACGAAGGATTTACGCAGCGGTAGGCGACCTCGTTTTCTTCGCGCACCACGTCCGAACCGCAGGCGGGGCATTTTACCGGCGGAACGACCTCCACCGCCGACGGCGCTTTTTGCTCCACCTTGATAATCTTGGGTATCACATCGCCCGCTCGCTCGACGGAGACCGTGTCGCCCTCGGACACGCCGAGGCGTTTGACTTCGTCGAAATTATGCAGAGTGGCGCGCGAAATCACCACGCCGCCGACGGCGACGGGTTCTATTTCGGCTACGGGCGTGACTACCCCCGTACGTCCGACCTGAAAAACGATTTTGTTGATTTTTGAAACCGCCCTGCGGGCGGCAAACTTGTACGCTATGGCCCACCGCGGCTGACGGGCCGTCGAGCCGAGGCGCGACCGCTGCTGCACTGAATCAAGCTTCACAACCATACCGTCAATTTCAAAGGGATAAGCGTCCCGGTTGGATTCGGCATCGCGGATGTAGCGCATTACGCCGTCGGCCGTAGAAATAATCCGCGCCTTCACCGAAGGTATTCCGGCGGCCGCCACCGACGCAAGAAACCTGGAATGCGACGCAAATGCTTCGGAACCTTCTCCCGCGGAATGCGCCAGAAACTTCAATCTCCGCCGGGCGGTTACCGACGGGTCTTTCTGACGCAGAGAGCCGGATGCCGCGTTGCGGGGATTCGCAAAAGGCATCTCCTTGCCCTCGGCGGCAAGGGCGTCATTGAGCCGCGCGAAATCCTCTTTGTCTATATAAATCTCGCCGCGCACTTCCAGACGAGCGGGCAGCAAAGCGGAATTTTCCACGGCAAGCGGAACGGAACGCACGGTTTTGACATTCGGCGTAACGTCCTCTCCGGTTTCGCCGTCGCCGCGGGTCGCGGCGCGCGCCAAAGAACCTCGCTCGTAAATCAGCGCGCAGCTTACTCCGTCTATTTTGGGCTCGACGACAAAATCTTTTTTTTCACCGCCTGTCAGACGCTCCACGCGGGCAATCCATTCTTCGACTTCGTCGGCGCTGTACGTATTTGCCAGAGAAAGCATCGGTACGGAGTGACTGACTTTCCCTAAACCTTCCGAAAGGCCGCCGGCAACCCGGCGGGTGGGCGAATCGCCGGAAGCAAAACCCTGATTCTCCCTCTCCAGGGTTTCGAGTTCCCTGAAAAGCCGGTCATATTCCGAGTCGGATATTTCCGGACGGCTGTCCACGTAATAAAGACGGTCGTGACGCCTTATTTCATCGCGCAGATAATTTATTCTTTTTTCAATCGGGGAGGCGGGTTTCATCTCTTTTTGCCGTCGGGCGACGGAAAAGCGGGAGAATCTTTTATCTTGTCCAGAACGCCGTTTATGAATATTTTGGCCTTGTCTCCGGAATACGTTTTTGCCAATTCCACGGCCTCGTTTATGACGACCTTGGGCGGCGTGCCGTCCATTCCCAGCAACTCGTAGACGGCGACCCTCAGAATAGTTTTATCGACGATATTCATCCTGTCGAGCGCCCAATTGGCGGAATACTTTTCTATGCGCTCGTCGATCTCGGTCTGATGAACCGCCACGCCGTTGAAAAGCGCGCGCGAAAACTCCATCACACCCGTCGACGGCGAAGTCAATGAACCGTATATAACGGCCTCCGCCGCCGCGGCGTCGGCGCCGCAGAGGTCTCGCAGATAGAGTAGTTTGAGCGCATCCTCGCGCGCTTGGCGTCTCGACATATTTTAGTGTCCGAAAAAAAAGCGTTGCCCCCGGGCCCCGTCCGTCGTGAAACGGGTCGGGAAGCATACACATCTATTTTACCAAATTGGCATAAAGGTTCGCCATCTCAATGGCGGTTTCCGCCGCGTCTTTGCCTTTGTTGCCCGCTTTGGCTCCGGCGCGCTCCACGGCCTGTTCAAGATTGTCGGCCGTTATGACTCCGAAGATAACGGGAACGTCGGCGGACATAGAAACCTGGGCTATGCCCTTGGCGGCTTCGGCGGCAACGTAGTCAAAATGCGGCGTATCGCCTCTGATAACACATCCCAGACAGATGACCGCGTCGAACTTTTTGGAGGCCGCTATTCTTTTTGCCAGCGCGGGTATTTCAAAAGATCCGGGGACTTTCCATACCTCGATGTTTTTCTCGTCGGCTTCGTGTCTTATGAGAGTGTCGAGAGCGCCCTCGACGAGACGCGCCGTTATGAAATCGTTGAACCTTGACGCCACCACGGCGAATTTTTTATTTCTCGCCGTCAAATTTCCCTGATGAACCGTTGTCATAACTCCTCCTGTTTTATGCGGCGCGCGCTTTAAGCGGCGGCCGTTTCACTTGTAAACTTCGTAAAATCTCGCCTTCAAAATAAAAATCCTGTATAACAGAAAATATCCCAGCGGTTTATTCGGATACTTGCGTATTTTATAAATCGCGTCCATAAACAAATGCGCCGCGAAACCCGCGAACGCGCCGCCCAGCACGGCGCTCCGCGTAAAATATGCCGCCGCAAGAAGCGCCGCCGCCAACTCGTAGGAATGAAGCAGAAGATACGCGGTGCTTAAAAGATGATTCTCGCATTTGTAAAACAAATCTTTGACGTCAAAACTGATTCTGCGGGACGTGAAAAAATAATCCAGGAGATGGTCGATGTCGACGAAAACGCCGGCCGCGAAAGCCGCGGCGGCGGCGCGCAGGGGAAACCCCGATGCCACAATCGCCGTCGAGATTGCCGCCGACACAACCACGTGTCTTGAAACTTTCACCGGAGACCTCCGGAGCGAACGCCTAACTTATGTCCCATTCGTCTCGCTTTGGTATCGAGATATTTTTTTGCCATCGGCGATTTAGCCGGTGTGACGAGAGGAACTCTGGCCGAGACCTTGAGCCCATACCCTTCGAGTCCCACAATTTTTCTGGGGTTATTGGTCAGAAGACGCACACTGCTCAACCCCAGATCCGAGAGTATCTGGGCTCCGATGCCGTAGTCCCTGAGGTCGGGCTCGAACCCCAAGGCAATGTTGGCGTCGACGGTATCGAGACCTTTTTTCTCCTGCAGATGGTACGCCATTATTTTATTTTTCAGGCCGATGCCCCTGCCCTCCTGATGCATATACAACACGACACCGGAACCCTCTTTGTCTATGGCCTCGAGAGCGTGCTCAAGCTGGTCGCCGCAATCGCAGCGGAGCGAGTGAAAAATGTCTCCGGTCACGCACGAAGAATGGACACGCACCAGAATATTTTTGCCTCCGGATATATCGCCTTTTACCAGCGCTATGTGATGTTCTTTAAGCACTGTATCCTCGTAAAGATGCAGTTTGAAGTCGCCGTATCTGGTGGGCAGCTTGACCGCTATGAGTTTACTGACGAGCTTTTCGGTGCGGCGGCGGTATTCTATGAGGTCGGCGATGGTTATTATTTTAAGACCGTGGCGGCGGGCAAAACCGAATAACTGCTTCATACGCGCCATTGTTCCGTCGTCGTTCATTATTTCGCAAATGACACCGGCGGGATACAGCCCCGCCATACGCGCCAGATCGACAGCCGCCTCAGTGTGGCCGGCCCGCACAAGCACGCCACCTTCGCGATATTTAAGAGGGAATATATGCCCGGGTTTCACTAAATCCGACGGACGGGTTTTTTCCGATATGAGAACGCGGACGCTTTCCGCCCTGTCGTGAGCCGATATTCCCGTGGACACGCCTTTGCGCGCGTCGACGGAAACCGTAAACGCGGCGTCTCTTAATTCACCGGGATTTTCGACCATCGGGTCGAGTTTTAATTGCGACAGACGCGGCGAGAGCATGGGCACGCAGATGAGACCGCGGCCGTATTTGGCCATAAAATTTATGGCCGACGGCGTCGCGCGCG is a window of Elusimicrobia bacterium HGW-Elusimicrobia-1 DNA encoding:
- a CDS encoding 4Fe-4S ferredoxin, whose protein sequence is MSKVFWSGEISQHSLGRLLDAAGLSSVVSENHLTAVKIHFGEEGNLGYVRPKYARTVSQRIKALGAKPFLTDANTIYVGARANAVDHALVALKHGFTVEEAGAPVLIADGLRGNAGVDVKVDLKHFKTVSVANAVYYADSLVFISHFKGHEISGFGGALKNAGMGCATREGKYKQHNSVVPKVAREACTSCGACLSWCPSSALKIDGSDGFITLDPAKCVGCGECILSCPSEVFSIPWSDAASDVQEKMMEYAFGAVRGKKCIYINFVNYVTKFCDCYATKDKPFFDEIGLAVSTDPVAVDVACAEAVNKEFGGDFFRHIFPSIDYTVQLDYAERIGLGTRRYELINV
- a CDS encoding 6,7-dimethyl-8-ribityllumazine synthase; its protein translation is MTTVHQGNLTARNKKFAVVASRFNDFITARLVEGALDTLIRHEADEKNIEVWKVPGSFEIPALAKRIAASKKFDAVICLGCVIRGDTPHFDYVAAEAAKGIAQVSMSADVPVIFGVITADNLEQAVERAGAKAGNKGKDAAETAIEMANLYANLVK
- the nusB gene encoding transcription antitermination factor NusB; amino-acid sequence: MSRRQAREDALKLLYLRDLCGADAAAAEAVIYGSLTSPSTGVMEFSRALFNGVAVHQTEIDERIEKYSANWALDRMNIVDKTILRVAVYELLGMDGTPPKVVINEAVELAKTYSGDKAKIFINGVLDKIKDSPAFPSPDGKKR
- a CDS encoding recombination regulator RecX gives rise to the protein MNRRPTQTKPRMAAFDYALNLLAMRDRTRKDIAARLQKKKYSSDEIAAALDKLAEYGYVNDGKFARSYAASRLASGRAARLIRLELIRKGVERDLAAEVAGEIKQSPSDEVKAALALVGRKLPKNISRDKAAARIAGLLSRRGFSWDAVSAVLKAVLRVSPEETIE
- a CDS encoding bifunctional 3,4-dihydroxy-2-butanone-4-phosphate synthase/GTP cyclohydrolase II, producing MPASKNKNKFASIPEALGEIRKGRLIIVVDDPSRENEGDLVCAASRATPSAINFMAKYGRGLICVPMLSPRLSQLKLDPMVENPGELRDAAFTVSVDARKGVSTGISAHDRAESVRVLISEKTRPSDLVKPGHIFPLKYREGGVLVRAGHTEAAVDLARMAGLYPAGVICEIMNDDGTMARMKQLFGFARRHGLKIITIADLIEYRRRTEKLVSKLIAVKLPTRYGDFKLHLYEDTVLKEHHIALVKGDISGGKNILVRVHSSCVTGDIFHSLRCDCGDQLEHALEAIDKEGSGVVLYMHQEGRGIGLKNKIMAYHLQEKKGLDTVDANIALGFEPDLRDYGIGAQILSDLGLSSVRLLTNNPRKIVGLEGYGLKVSARVPLVTPAKSPMAKKYLDTKARRMGHKLGVRSGGLR
- a CDS encoding bifunctional phosphoribosylaminoimidazolecarboxamide formyltransferase/IMP cyclohydrolase PurH — encoded protein: MMKTKKTAILSVSDKTGLADFARGLIKAGYEIIATSGTAGFLSKMGVKVRDVSDLTGIPEMLDGRVKTLHPSVFGGVLASGKKHFAEIKKAGIAPVDLVAVNFYPFEEKAARVAKKDGDVAGHIDVGGVAMLRAAAKNYARVIAVSSSEDYHDVLTALSSGGNNENFRKRLASRAFAASAYYDSVISSRLSVDSDGAGVLVRSKIALPLKFVGALRYGENPHQPAVFYLCPAMGGMPLPERLGGKEISFNNLLDAAAGLAVAGDLAGHSACVVIKHTNPCGAAVARRAVDAYINAFATDPVSSFGGSVVFNCGVDEAAASEIVKVFTDSVVAPSFTASALTMLKKKKNLLILKSKPAAAGAKFEFRSIFGGALVQKPDIVRGGAFRVVTKKRPSVDEKKSLLFAEAVAKYSKSNAVVLASGSVTLGVGSGCVSRIDAFRAALAKMRARPSMPDGKIVLASDAFLPFDDIAREAAAVGVSSIIQPGGSIRDADSVRACDEAGISMVFTGVRHFKH
- a CDS encoding DNA ligase (NAD(+)) LigA encodes the protein MKPASPIEKRINYLRDEIRRHDRLYYVDSRPEISDSEYDRLFRELETLERENQGFASGDSPTRRVAGGLSEGLGKVSHSVPMLSLANTYSADEVEEWIARVERLTGGEKKDFVVEPKIDGVSCALIYERGSLARAATRGDGETGEDVTPNVKTVRSVPLAVENSALLPARLEVRGEIYIDKEDFARLNDALAAEGKEMPFANPRNAASGSLRQKDPSVTARRRLKFLAHSAGEGSEAFASHSRFLASVAAAGIPSVKARIISTADGVMRYIRDAESNRDAYPFEIDGMVVKLDSVQQRSRLGSTARQPRWAIAYKFAARRAVSKINKIVFQVGRTGVVTPVAEIEPVAVGGVVISRATLHNFDEVKRLGVSEGDTVSVERAGDVIPKIIKVEQKAPSAVEVVPPVKCPACGSDVVREENEVAYRCVNPSCPQQLERSLAHFASRDAMNIEGMGEAVVAQLVAKKLVSDYSDIFGLKEDDLLGLELFKEKRAQNLLAAVEQSKSRPLSKLTYALGIRNVGEKTARVLADNFRDLNRLSSASKDELSSIREIGPAIAESVVNFFSQSQTRSLLAKLKKAGVNTVEPQNERVSDIFAGKTVVFTGELDGFTRAEAEAEVRKRGGEPSSAVSKKTGMVVTGANPGSKYAKALKLGVKVVDGSEFAEMLSEEFRKR